GCAAGGGCCTCATAGGCAACCTTCACCCCGTAGCCCGCCGCCAGCTCCCCCAGCCGGCGCAGCTGGGCGGCCACCACGGCGTCGTCATCAAGCGTCGCCGTGGCGACGTTGCTGCACAGGAGCATGGTGTCGATGCCCAGCCGGTTCATCAGCTCGAACTTCGCCCGGGCGCGGGCGAGATTGGCCTCCAGCTGGGGATCCTCGACGCCCTCGAAGTCACGGAACGGCTGGTACAGGTCAAGGGTCAGGCCCAGTCCGGCAGCGAGGCTGCGGATCTGCTCCGGGCTGGACGGCGACACCAGAAGATCCGGCTCGAAGATTTCGATGCCGTCAAAACCCGCATCCGCGCAGGCGCGCATCTTCTCTTCGAGCGTGCCGCTCAGGCAGACAGTGGCAATTGAGGTACGCATGGCGCTCCGGTCCCGGCCTCAGCGGCCCTGTTCGATCAGTTCGTGGAAGTGCGCAAGCATCCGTCCGGCGTCGGGCCGGATGCCGGTAATCAGTTCAAAGGCGTCTACGGCCTGGCCCACGGCCATGCGTCCGCCGTCGAGCACCGGGCAGCCCAGGGCGCGGGCGCCACGGATCAGCTCCGTTTCGACCGGACGGTATACGACGTCGGCCACCCACTGGGAAGGGCTGAGCAGGTCGAGGTCCACGGCGAGGCCGGGGTGGGAGTGCATTCCGACGGGGGTGGCATGCACCAGCCCGTCAGCGTCCGGAAGGGCTGCGGGCAGGTCCGCGGGCGTACCGGCGGTGATCAGTTGTTCCGGGAAAAGTGCAGACAGGGCCGCAGCGCGTTCGGCTGCGCGCAGCGGGTCCAGGTCCAGCAGGGTCAGCTTGGCCGTACCCGCCTTGAGCAGGGCATACGCCACGGCAGCACCCGCGCCGCCCACGCCCAGCTGCACCACCGAGCCCAGCGCGGCGTCCGGAAGCCCACCGGCCAGCGCACCGCCGAAGCCGGAAAAATCGGTGTTGTGTCCGATGAACCTGCCGTCCCGGATCAGGACCGTATTGACCGCCCCCAGCCGGGCGGCGTCGTCGGACACCTCATCCAGTTCGGAAAGGACCAATTGCTTGCAGGGGTGGGTAACGTTGAAGGCGTTGAAGCCCAGGTCCCGTCCCCAGCGCAGCAGCGCTCCAACATCGGAGCCCGGGCGGCCCAGCAGTGTGAGGTCGATCGGCCGGTAGATGTACCGCAGTCCCTGGTGGTCGGCTTCCCGCTCATGCATAGGAGGGGTGAGAGACGCCGTGATTCCTTCCCCGATCAATCCAACAATGAACGATTCCTCGGTGCCACTCATGGGGCGGTTCCTTCCGGTGCTTGCAGGGTGCGGGACCGGATCTTCGAACACTGCTGCGGACTTGCGTCACAGCTTGCCGGACCTTTTGCTGTGGGCTACATTACTTCAAGTGTACGGACAATGCACACGCGTTCGTATTCCGCACACAGCCTGGCCGGCGTGCAGCAGAACCCCCACCTCCACGCCGGGTCCAGCACATACCGCCGCCCCGGAATAACCCCGTGGACCGGCTCCACAGCCCAGACAGACCCCCCACCCGCAACGCCCACGTCAGGAGAGATGCAATGGACGCATCCGCCACCGCTGGACCAGCAACGGGCAAGACCCCGCGCAAGGCCGCCACTGCCAGCTTTATGGGCAGTGCCGTCGAGTACTACGACTTCTTCATTTTCGGTTCCGCCGCCGCGCTGATTTTCCCCCGCGTGTTTTTCCCGGATGCCGACACCCAGGCCAGCGTTATGTCGCTCGCCACCTTCGGGTTCGCCTACATTGCCCGGCCCGTTGGCGCCGTCATCCTCGGACATTTCGGTGACCGGGTGGGCCGCCAAAAGGTCCTCATGTTCACCCTCCTGCTGATGGGCGGGTCCACCTTCCTGATCGGCTGCCTGCCGGACTTCAACACGATCGGCTGGTGGGCCCCGGTCCTGCTGGTCTTCTGCCGCCTGATGCAGGGACTCTCCGCCGCCGGCGAGCAGGCCGGTGCCAGTTCCATGACCCTGGAACACGCACCGGACAACCGCCGCTCGTTCTTCACCTCCTGGACACTGACCGGAACGCAGGGCGGGCAGATCCTTGCCGCCCTGGTCTTCATTCCCGTTGTGGCCCTGCCGGACGATATCAAGTACGGCATCGGCTGGCGCATCCCGTTCTGGCTCAGTGCCGTGGTTGTCATCGTCACGTACTTCATCCGCCGTTCGCTGCATGAAACCCCCACCTTTACGGAGGCGAAGGAACGCAACGAAATCGCCAAGCTGCCGGTGGGTGTCCTGCTCAAGGACCACTGGCGCGACGTGCTGCGCGTCATCTGCTGCGCCTTCATCGCGGCCGTCTCCACCGTGTACGGAACCCTCGCCATCAAGTACGGCACCGAGGTGGGCAACGTGGATGCCAACATTACGCTGTGGCTCGTGGTCGCCGGCAACGTCTTTGCACTGTTCACGCAGCCCCTGTTCGGCCGGCTGGCCGACCGGATCGGACGCCGTCCGGTCTTCATCTACGGTGCGGTTTCAAGCGCGGTGATCATGCCGTTCTACCTGCTGTCCATGGAATCCGGTAACACGCTGCTGCAGTTCGCCCTCTCCGTGGCCGTCTTCTCCTGCGGCTACGCGGCGGCGAACGCCGTCTGGCCGTCCTTCTACGGAGAGATGTTCAGCGCCAAGGTCCGGTTCTCCGGCCTGGCCATCGGCACGCAGCTCGGCTTCCTGATGGCCGGTTTTGCGCCGTCCATTGTTGCCGCAATCGGCGGGCTGGAACCCGGGGGCTGGGTGGTGACCAGCATGTTCACCGGTGCCATCTGCGCCATCGCCGCGATTTCCGCCCTCACCGCCAAGGAAACCGCGCACACTCCGACGGCGGAACTGGGCCTTGGCCTGGCCAAGACCGTCGCTCCCGTACGGCCGGCACAGGCCTAGCAGTGTAGGCACCGGCAGTACGCGTCATCTCCGGGTCCGGGGCGGGAACTTTCCCGCCCCGGACCTGTCTCCGCTTCACATGCCACGCAGGCGGGCCCGGCGCGATGTCCAGGCAATGTATCCGCCCAAGGCGCCGGTTGACGCCAGCCCGGCACTCATCAACGGCGCCTGCCACGATTTCCAGCGGGAGGAATCGCCCAGGGTCAGCTCCCCCACTCCCCGGATAAATGCGGACGCGAAGATGGCCGCCACCAGCCGGTTTCCCACCCGCTCAAACCGTTGAACCAGCGGCAACAGCTCCTCGGCCCGGATATGGACCTCCACACCCTCGAAATCCAGGGTGTTGATCAGGCGGCGCACCTGCTCCGGCAGCTCCGCACCCAGCTCCAGGACCTCCGTACCCGCCCGGCCGATTCTGCGGGCATACTTCACCGGATTGAGCTGCTGCAACGCCATCCGCCGTGCGTACGGGCCCAGTGTCGGTCCCAGCCGGAAGTTGGGATCCAATACCTCGCCCATGCCTTCGGTCATGATCAGCATCCTCAGCAGCAGCGCCATCTCCCGCGGAAGCTGGATGTGGTGCGCGCGCAGGATGCCCAGTCCGGTGCTGATGATGGTTCCCACCGGCGCGGTGCCCAGGTCCTTGCCCGAATACAGCCGGATCAGCGGCCCCAGGTCCATCCTGAGCTTCACCCGGTCCACCCTCCGCCCGGAAGCGTTCATCCGCACCAGCGCATTGGTGATCCGCTCCGGGTCCTTCCGGACAATGCCAATGAACAGCGCGGAGAGCTGGCTGCGCAGTTTCTCGTCAACCTCCCCCACCATGCCGAAGTCGATCAGCCCCACACGCCCGCCGGGCTCCACGAACAGGTTCCCGGGGTGCGGATCGGCATGGAAAAACCCGTCATCGAAAACCATCTTCATTTCAACGCGCGCCGCGGCCACCGCGAGTGCCGGGCGGTCGATCCCGGCGGCGTCGAGCGCGGGGATATCGGTGACCTTCATTCCCCCCAGCCGGTCCATCGTCAGGACACGGGACGTGGTGTAGTCCCAGTACACGCCGGGGATGGTAATCGCCGCGTCGTCTTCGAAGTTGGCCTGGAAGCGGTCCGCGTTGCGTCCTTCCTGGAGGTAGTCCAGCTCGGAGCGCAGGGTGGCGGCGAATTCATCCATCAGTCCGGTGAGGTCGTAGTCCCGGGCTGCTTCCCAGCGTTTAGAGGCCGCGTTGGCAAGGTTCTGCAGGATTTCCAGGTCCTGGTCCACTTGGGCGGCGATGCCGGGCCGGCGTACCTTGACCACCACCTCGGTGCCGCCTTTCAGGGTGGCGGCGTAGACCTGCCCGATCGAAGCACTCGCCATCACGGTCGTGTCGAAGGACCGGAAAACTTCCAGCGGGTCTCCGCCCAGTTCCTGCCGCAGCTCGTCCGAGATCTGCGCCCAGGGCACCGCCTCGGCGTCGTCCTGCAGCTTCGCCAGTTCCCGCTGGTAGTCCGGAGGAAGCAGGTCCGGGCGGGTGGAGAGCAGCTGGCCAATCTTCACATAGGTGGGTCCGAGCTCCTCGAGGGCAGTGCGCAGATACTGGGGACGGGTACGGGGACGCCCGGCAGGCTCCGGACCCTGCTGGCGGCGGAACGGCAGCCTGCCCTCAAGGCCGAGGGCGGACACCAGGAAGCCCAAGCCGTTGCGGTAGAGGATTTCGGCGATCTGCCGGTAACGGTCCAGCTGGCTGATCATTCGTCTGCTCCGTCCACGGGAGGCCCGGCGTCTGCGCTGCGCTTCGTTACCGAAACACTAGCGGCAGGGCGTGTTCCGCGGACAGGGCCGGGCACTGGGGGACGGCACTGGGGGACGTCACTGGGGCATGGCACAGGCAGCGGTTCAAGCACCGGTGCTCTTCCGGGAGGTGCAGCCGGACCCCTAGACTCCGCCACATGCCAACGTCCATGCCTCACCAGCCGCCCGGTTCCGTGCAGCGGGAGCGGGTATCCGCCATCCCGCCGGCCGATAAACCCGTCCTACTCTCCGGGGCGTCCTTCTGGACCACGGCCGCTGCCCCGGCAGCGGGGCTGCGTTCCCTGGTCCTCGCGGACGGGCCGCACGGGATCCGGCGGCCCCGCAGCGACACCGAACCGGGAATCGGCGACGCCCTGCCGGCCACCTGCTTCCCGGCGGAATGCCTGACGGCCTGTTCCTGGGACCCGGAACTCCTGGCCCGCCTCGGCACGGCGACCGCGAAGGAAGCCGCCGCCGCGCACGTCGACGTCGTCCTGGGACCCGGGCTGAACATCAAGCGCACTCCCCTGTGCGGCCGCAACTTCGAATACTTCTCAGAAGACCCGTTGCTGGCCGGCACGTTGGGGGCGGCCTGGGTCCGCGCCCTCCAGGCCGAAGGCGTAGCGGCCTGCCCCAAGCACTTCGCTGCGAACAACCAGGAAGCGGACCGGATGCGCATCGATGTGTCCGTGGATGAACGCACCCTGCACGAGATTTACCTGCCGGCCTTCGAAACAGTGGTCCGCACCGCGCATCCATGGACCCTGATGGCTGCCTACAACAAGGTCAACGGCATCCACGCCGCCGAAAATGCCTGGCTCCTGGAGACCGTGCTGCGCAGTGACTGGGGGTTCGACGGCCTGGTCGTGTCCGACTGGGGTGCCGTCACCGACCGAGCGGCCGCGCTCGACGCCGGACTGGACCTGGAAATGCCCGCAAGTTCCGGCCTGGGGCCGGCCGAACTGAAGGCGGGCCTCGAGGCAGGCACCGTCAATGGGGAGATGATTGATGCTTCCCTTGCGAGGCTGCTGCAGCTGGCTGACCGCACTTCTTCTCCGCGGGGCGGAACAGCGGACGCGGCGGAGCACCATGAACTGGCGCGCGGGGCAGCTGCGGAGTCCATGGTGCTGCTGAAGAACGACGGCGGAATCCTTCCGTTCTCCCCAGGGCTCCGTTTGGCCGTGGTGGGCGAACTTGCCCGCACTCCCCGGTATCAGGGCTCCGGCTCCTCCCAGGTCACCCCCACCCGGGTCAGCGTGCCGCTCGATGCCCTCGTGGAGCGGACCGCCGCGGCCGTCTTCGCCGCCGCGTACCGGCTGGACGGCACACCCGATCCGCAGCTCGTGGCCGAAGCGGAGACCGCAGCCTCGACGGCAGACGCGGTGGTGTTCTTCCTTGGCCTGACCGAAGCTGAGGAGTCCGAAGGCTTCGACCGCCCCGATCTGTCCCTCCCGGCCAACCAGCTGGCGGCGCTTCGGGCAGTAACGGCAGCGAACCCCTGGACCGTTGTGGTCCTGTTCAACGGAGGCGCAGTCGAGACCGGCTGGGCCTCGCAGGTTCCAGCCGTACTGGAAGCCTGGCTGCCGGGACAGGCCGGCGGCGAAGCCCTCGCGGACGTCCTGCTGGGCGGGGTGAACCCGTCCGGCAAGCTCGCCGAGACCTTTCCGCAGCGGATTGAAGACACACCGGCGTTCGGAAACTACCCCGGCGAGGCCGGCACGGTCCGCTACGGGGAAGGCGTGCTGGTGGGCTACCGGTGGTACGACGCGCGGGCCATCGAACCGGCCTTCCCCTTCGGCCACGGACTGTCCTACACCAGCTTCGAGTACAGCAACCTGGACCTGCACGTGGCGGACACCGGGACGGGGCCGGCCCTGTCCGTAGCCGCGACCCTGACGAACACCGGCACCCGGGCCGGAGCCGAAGTCCTGCAGGTGTACTCGGGCGGACCGGACGGACCCGCCGTCCGGCCACCGCGCGAGCTGCGGGGATTCCGCAAGGTGTTCCTGGAGCCCGGAGCGTCGGCCACGGTGTCCCTGGCCGTGCCGTTGGGGGCGCTGGCGAGGTTCGACCCGGCAGGGCACCGCTGGATGACCGACGCCGGAACCTGCCGGATCGACGTCGGCTCCTCCTCACGGGACATCCGGCTGAGCGGAACCGTCGATCTGCCCGGCACCGGCACTGCTACCACGGCTCGGCTGACCCTGGATTCCACCGTGACGGAATGGCTGGCGCATCCGCTGGGCAGGGAACTCCTGGGTGGGCTGGCCGGCGGCGGCACGGAGGGCGGCACGGAAGAAACATCCGGGGCGGGCGGCCTGGCCGCGGCGCTGGCGCTGATGGGAAGCCTGCCCCTGCGGCGGCTGGCACGGTTTCCCGGCAGCCCGCTGACCCCGGACCGGCTGCACGCCGTGGAACAGGCACTGCGGAAGGCCGGACCGGCCCCCGGAGGAGAAGCGCCGGGCTAGGCGGAGAGCAGGGAACGGTAGAGCTCTTCGTGGGCCGCAGCTACCTGCCGGCGCTCGGCGGTCCGCTCCTCCCGGCTCATTCCCGGCCAGTGCCGGGAAGCGTGCACCTGCTTGAGCGCAGTGGCCAGGGACTGGGCGTCCAGTCCGTCCTCGTCGTGGATAAATTCGGTGACTGCGGCGCGCTGCTGGGCGTAAAAGCCGCAGGATGGAGCCAGCACGTTCGTGCCGAGGTCGGTGCATGCCTCCAGCCAGCCCGAGTGGGTGCCGAAGCGGTACGGCAGGACGGAGACATCCAGGCTGGAGAGGTAGTCCCACAGCTGCGGTTCATCGAAGTAGTCCCGGACCTCCAGCTCCAGCCGTCCGGCCGCCGCCGCGTCCGTCAGCCAGCGGTGCAGCTCCGGACGGTATTTGTCCCCGCTGGGCGTGAGGATGTCCGGGTGCCCGTTGACCTGCAGCACGGCCCCGGGAAGCTGCTCCACGGCGTCGAGCAGGTCCGGCAGGACCGCTCCGTCCATCATGTTCGGGCGCAGGCTCTTCAGGTGGATCCCCACGCGGAACTCTTCGCGGGGACCCGCTGCAAGCCGCAGGGATTGGCGCCGTTCCAGCTCGTCAAGCGGAACGACGTGGGGGTGCGGCAGCACCTGCGGCCGGCGGCCCCACCGGCGCGAGACGGCGTCGGCGGCACCGGGGGTGAGGGTAATGAGTCCAACAGCGGCGGGAATGAGGACATCCAGCTGCGCGTCGTGTGCAACCGGAGTGAGGTGGTGCGGGTTGCGCAGATCGTGCACCGTGTAGACCAGCGGCTTTCCCTGGGCCTTCAACTCCGCCGTGACGGCCCGCAGGTCCTCCGGCGAAATGGCGTCGAAGCCGAAATGGATATGCATCAGGTCGAAACTGTCCGCGTTCTTCCGGATCCAGTCGGCATCCAGCATGACCGGGGGCCACCATTTTGCCTCCGTGGACTGGCCGGGGTTGAGGGGGTCGGGGTCGGCGAGCCGCGCCACGGTCTGCGGTTCACCGGGGACGGCCCCTGTGTGCCGGATATAGACCTGGCTGTGCGGCACGGAGGCCACCCTGATAATTGAAGCCTCCGCCGTACCCACGCATCCTCCTGATCAGCCCGAAAACTGTCTTCAGTATACTTAGTATTTTGGTGCCTCCGCGAAGGGCGCCTCAGGCGGAAGGGAACAATGCAGCCGCAGCACACCGGCTCCGATCCGGCATTCTCGGTACTCATCATCAGTTCGGGCCGGGATATCCACCTGGCCAATGCGGTCCGTGGAATCTGCCGCTCCACCCGCCTGCCGGCTGAAATCGTGGTCTGCTACATGGACCAGCCCGCGGCCGTTCCTCCTGCCAGCGACGTGCCGCTGCGGGTGGTCCATGTGTCCGGCGGCGCCGGCGCACCGCTCCCCCTGGGCGCCGCCCGCAATGAAGCTGCCGCCGCCGCCCGGTCCGGCACGCTGGTCTTCCTTGACGTGGACTGCATTCCCGCCGCGGACATGTTCGACCAGCTGCTGGCCGACCTGGACCGGACCGGCGGACTGGTGATGGCCGCACCCCGGTACCTCACGGCCGACGCCGGTGTGCAGGACTGGACGTCCGGCGGCGGCGACAGCGTCCTGTACCGGGATTCGGTGCCGCACCACGCCCGTGCCGCCCTGGCACCGGCGCCGGGGGAAGCGGCAATCGCCTCGGAGGAGTATGCCTTGTTCTGGTCGCTGGGGTTTGCCGTGCACCGGGATACGTACGGGCGGATCGGCGGCTTCGACGAATCCTTTGCCGGCTACGGGGGCGAGGACACGGACTTCGCCTTTACCGCCCGGCGCAAGGCCGTTCCGCTGGCATTCTCCGCAGCCACCATGTTCCACCAGCACCACGGCGTGCACCGTCCGCCGCTGCAGCATCTGGAATCCATCGTGGTCAACGCGGTGGCGTTCCGGCGTAAATGGGGCGGCTGGCCGATGACCGGCTGGCTTGAGGCCTTTGCCAGCGCGGGCTACGTGGACTGGGACCGCGACGGTGAAGACCTGCACCTGCTCCGCGTGCCCGGACCAGCGGAGCTGGCTGCGGCCCGGGTCAACGAGCCGTACTGAAATCCGCGCTGCCGGGAGACGCCTGCATCGGCGCTTCACCGCCCGGCGCTTCCCCGCCCGACACCGCAGAGTCCACGGCAGCAAGGAAGCAGTCCCGGAACCGGTCCGAGGAAACCAGCAGTGTCCGTGCCAGCAGTTCCGGATCCGTACTGCGCAGGTCCTCCAGTGTTGCTTCCCAGTTCTCCACGGCGGTGAAGCCCGGTGCGGAGGCAGCACCCGCCGCCGCCAGCGACTCGGCGAAGACCGCCTGTTCCCGGAACGGCCGGGTCTCAGGGATCAGCAGGACCGGGCGCCGGGCGGCCGCCGCGGCGGCCACGGCGTTATGCCCGGCGGATGTCACCACCACGTCCGCGGCGGCCAGCCGTGGACCCGGGTCCGCCACGACGCCCATCAGCTCGACGTTCGAGGGAAGCCGCTGGGGTACCCCGGCGGTGTGGCCCATCACTTCCCACTGCCATCCGGGGGTGCTGCGGGCGGCCTCAAGGACGTCCCCCAGCTCCACCCCGGTGCCGCCGAGTGAGGTCTGCACCGCCACGGTCCGCGCACGGACCGGGAAGCTGCCCGCGGCCGGAGCAGTGTCCGGCGCCAGCATGCCAAGGTAGGAACTCTTGGCGCCGTAGGCCTGCAGGTGCGCCGGGTCTTCGATCGACTCGGGGAAATAGGCGAGCAACCCGTGAACGGAATCGTAGGCCAGCCGGTGCGGCAGGTCCGTCCGGTCCCCGTGCATCCTGCGGTGGATCACGGGGTAGCCGGCCAGCCGGGCAAAAACGGCTGTCTCCACCGACACGTCCACCACCACCACGTCCGGGGCGAACTCTTCCCAGAGCCGGTGCAGCTGCGCAAACCGTGCCTGCAGGGCTGGGCCAGGCGGCGCGTAGTGCAGGAACTCCCCGGGTCCCGCGGGATACGGGCCACGCTGGCCGACGTCGGGCGGCAGCGCAGCGAACCGCGCCCCGCCGGGGAGCCGGGGAACGCCCCCGGGTGGAACGGTGCCGGTGACGAGCAGGTCCACTGCGCCGAGGCGGGCGATGTTGGCGGCATGGCGCAGATGGCCCGTGCCATGGTGGTGGGCGTAGTAGGCGACGCGGGGCAAGCGGGAGGCGGGCACTGGCGGATTCCTACGGTATGAGGGCGGCGTCGGGCATGGCTGGCTGCGACGGCAGGCCATCCGGGTCCAGCAGGGAACGGATCTGGTCCTCGTAGGCACCAACCATGGCGGCGGCGCTGAAGCGGGCCGCGGATCTGCGCACGCCGTCCCGGTCAATGCGCCGCGCCTCGGTGATGGCCGCAGCCAGGGCGTCCGGGCCAAGGCCCTCGGCCAGCCGGCCGCCGTCGGCGTCGATGATCTCCGGCATGGCCCCCAATGGCAGGGCAGCGACCGGGGTGCCGCATGCCATCGCCTCCAGGGCGGTGAGTCCGAACGGCTCGGACCAGACCGGCGAGGCAATGAAAACCTCGCCGGAGCCCAGGAAGCCAGCAAGGTTCCGGTGGTCAAGGTGGCCAACGTGATGGACTCCCCGGCCCAGGTGCGGGGCGACGCTGCGCTCAAAGTACTTTTCATCGCTGACCGGACCGGCGAAGTGCAGTTCCATGCCGGCCATCCGTGCGGCGTCGATGGCGATGTGCAGGCCCTTCTCGGGAGTAACGCGCCCGGCCCAGACTGCGGTGCCCGGGCGCCGGGGCGTGCCGGCGGGCCAGTCGGCCAGTCGGATGCCGTTGTGGATGACCTGGAGGTTCGGCAGATGAGCGGACCAGCCGGTTGCGTTGCGCGCTGAGACGCTGACGAAGCGGTGCAGGGGTGAAAGCGGCGCACGCCCGTCCTCGACGGCGTCGATAATCCAGGGCAGCGGCGGGGTGTGGAGGATGGTCAGCAGAGGAAGGTCCGCCAGCTCGAGATAGGGCAGCAGGCTTAACGAATTGTTCACCACGATGTCGAAGTCCCCCGTCCGCACAGCGGCGACGGCCCTGCCGAGAGCGTCGTCCAGCGTCTGCTGCTGGCGGCGCATCTGTTCCGGGGCCAGCCCGCGCTGAAATTCGAAGGACCGCCCAAGAACATCCACTACCCGGCCGCGGGACTCGGAGCCTGCCTTGCCGAAAAGCGTCACGTCGTGGCCACGCGAGGCGAACTCATCCGCCATCAACGACGTATGCATTTCGAGCCCGCCCAGGAACGGGCTGGAAATCGGATGGTGGAGATGGGCCAGGATTGCTATGCGCAGTGGCTCCCCCTCCGCCGCGTGCCCCTGCGGCAGGGGGAAGTTCTGACTCATAAGAATAAGTATGCCTTGAATCCCTCCCCCGGACCGGAAAAGGTCCCGGGGGGGGCGGGCAGGCGCTGCGGCCGGATCAGCCCGCGAAAGGCTCGGCGCCGAAAGGCACCGGAGGGATGTGGTGGGAAGGCAGCCGGTCCCGGTCGTAGCTGATGCTGGTGTAGCCGTGCGGGACGGGTTTGCCGTTCTCATCCAGGTTGACGAACACGATCTTGTCGATTGTCAGGATGCTGCGGCGGGTGATCATGTTGCGTACCTCGGCCTGCATGGTGAGGGAGGTTCGGCCGAACTTGGTGGCGGTGAGCCCCATTTCAATCAGGTCGCCCTGCACCGCGGAACTGACGAAGTTGATCTCCGACATGAATTTGGTGACCACCCGTCCGTTACCCATCTGCAGGATGGCGTACACGGTGGCTTCTTCGTCGATCCAGCGCAGCAGGCTGCCGCCGAACAGGGTTCCGTTGGCGTTCAGGTCTTCCGGCCGGACCCATTTGCGGGTATGGAAATTGATGTTCTCAAGGGGCATATCTTCAGCTTATCCACAGCCTTTCGGGCAATCCGTCCGTTCTGCGGATGCCTTGCTCACAGACCCCTGTTAGGTCCCTGACCCTGGCGTGAT
This window of the Arthrobacter sp. zg-Y919 genome carries:
- a CDS encoding glycosyltransferase, with the protein product MPASRLPRVAYYAHHHGTGHLRHAANIARLGAVDLLVTGTVPPGGVPRLPGGARFAALPPDVGQRGPYPAGPGEFLHYAPPGPALQARFAQLHRLWEEFAPDVVVVDVSVETAVFARLAGYPVIHRRMHGDRTDLPHRLAYDSVHGLLAYFPESIEDPAHLQAYGAKSSYLGMLAPDTAPAAGSFPVRARTVAVQTSLGGTGVELGDVLEAARSTPGWQWEVMGHTAGVPQRLPSNVELMGVVADPGPRLAAADVVVTSAGHNAVAAAAAARRPVLLIPETRPFREQAVFAESLAAAGAASAPGFTAVENWEATLEDLRSTDPELLARTLLVSSDRFRDCFLAAVDSAVSGGEAPGGEAPMQASPGSADFSTAR
- a CDS encoding galactosyltransferase-related protein; this encodes MQPQHTGSDPAFSVLIISSGRDIHLANAVRGICRSTRLPAEIVVCYMDQPAAVPPASDVPLRVVHVSGGAGAPLPLGAARNEAAAAARSGTLVFLDVDCIPAADMFDQLLADLDRTGGLVMAAPRYLTADAGVQDWTSGGGDSVLYRDSVPHHARAALAPAPGEAAIASEEYALFWSLGFAVHRDTYGRIGGFDESFAGYGGEDTDFAFTARRKAVPLAFSAATMFHQHHGVHRPPLQHLESIVVNAVAFRRKWGGWPMTGWLEAFASAGYVDWDRDGEDLHLLRVPGPAELAAARVNEPY
- a CDS encoding glycoside hydrolase family 3 C-terminal domain-containing protein yields the protein MPTSMPHQPPGSVQRERVSAIPPADKPVLLSGASFWTTAAAPAAGLRSLVLADGPHGIRRPRSDTEPGIGDALPATCFPAECLTACSWDPELLARLGTATAKEAAAAHVDVVLGPGLNIKRTPLCGRNFEYFSEDPLLAGTLGAAWVRALQAEGVAACPKHFAANNQEADRMRIDVSVDERTLHEIYLPAFETVVRTAHPWTLMAAYNKVNGIHAAENAWLLETVLRSDWGFDGLVVSDWGAVTDRAAALDAGLDLEMPASSGLGPAELKAGLEAGTVNGEMIDASLARLLQLADRTSSPRGGTADAAEHHELARGAAAESMVLLKNDGGILPFSPGLRLAVVGELARTPRYQGSGSSQVTPTRVSVPLDALVERTAAAVFAAAYRLDGTPDPQLVAEAETAASTADAVVFFLGLTEAEESEGFDRPDLSLPANQLAALRAVTAANPWTVVVLFNGGAVETGWASQVPAVLEAWLPGQAGGEALADVLLGGVNPSGKLAETFPQRIEDTPAFGNYPGEAGTVRYGEGVLVGYRWYDARAIEPAFPFGHGLSYTSFEYSNLDLHVADTGTGPALSVAATLTNTGTRAGAEVLQVYSGGPDGPAVRPPRELRGFRKVFLEPGASATVSLAVPLGALARFDPAGHRWMTDAGTCRIDVGSSSRDIRLSGTVDLPGTGTATTARLTLDSTVTEWLAHPLGRELLGGLAGGGTEGGTEETSGAGGLAAALALMGSLPLRRLARFPGSPLTPDRLHAVEQALRKAGPAPGGEAPG
- a CDS encoding AarF/ABC1/UbiB kinase family protein, which produces MISQLDRYRQIAEILYRNGLGFLVSALGLEGRLPFRRQQGPEPAGRPRTRPQYLRTALEELGPTYVKIGQLLSTRPDLLPPDYQRELAKLQDDAEAVPWAQISDELRQELGGDPLEVFRSFDTTVMASASIGQVYAATLKGGTEVVVKVRRPGIAAQVDQDLEILQNLANAASKRWEAARDYDLTGLMDEFAATLRSELDYLQEGRNADRFQANFEDDAAITIPGVYWDYTTSRVLTMDRLGGMKVTDIPALDAAGIDRPALAVAAARVEMKMVFDDGFFHADPHPGNLFVEPGGRVGLIDFGMVGEVDEKLRSQLSALFIGIVRKDPERITNALVRMNASGRRVDRVKLRMDLGPLIRLYSGKDLGTAPVGTIISTGLGILRAHHIQLPREMALLLRMLIMTEGMGEVLDPNFRLGPTLGPYARRMALQQLNPVKYARRIGRAGTEVLELGAELPEQVRRLINTLDFEGVEVHIRAEELLPLVQRFERVGNRLVAAIFASAFIRGVGELTLGDSSRWKSWQAPLMSAGLASTGALGGYIAWTSRRARLRGM
- a CDS encoding glycosyltransferase family 1 protein, which gives rise to MPHSQVYIRHTGAVPGEPQTVARLADPDPLNPGQSTEAKWWPPVMLDADWIRKNADSFDLMHIHFGFDAISPEDLRAVTAELKAQGKPLVYTVHDLRNPHHLTPVAHDAQLDVLIPAAVGLITLTPGAADAVSRRWGRRPQVLPHPHVVPLDELERRQSLRLAAGPREEFRVGIHLKSLRPNMMDGAVLPDLLDAVEQLPGAVLQVNGHPDILTPSGDKYRPELHRWLTDAAAAGRLELEVRDYFDEPQLWDYLSSLDVSVLPYRFGTHSGWLEACTDLGTNVLAPSCGFYAQQRAAVTEFIHDEDGLDAQSLATALKQVHASRHWPGMSREERTAERRQVAAAHEELYRSLLSA
- a CDS encoding MFS transporter; its protein translation is MDASATAGPATGKTPRKAATASFMGSAVEYYDFFIFGSAAALIFPRVFFPDADTQASVMSLATFGFAYIARPVGAVILGHFGDRVGRQKVLMFTLLLMGGSTFLIGCLPDFNTIGWWAPVLLVFCRLMQGLSAAGEQAGASSMTLEHAPDNRRSFFTSWTLTGTQGGQILAALVFIPVVALPDDIKYGIGWRIPFWLSAVVVIVTYFIRRSLHETPTFTEAKERNEIAKLPVGVLLKDHWRDVLRVICCAFIAAVSTVYGTLAIKYGTEVGNVDANITLWLVVAGNVFALFTQPLFGRLADRIGRRPVFIYGAVSSAVIMPFYLLSMESGNTLLQFALSVAVFSCGYAAANAVWPSFYGEMFSAKVRFSGLAIGTQLGFLMAGFAPSIVAAIGGLEPGGWVVTSMFTGAICAIAAISALTAKETAHTPTAELGLGLAKTVAPVRPAQA
- a CDS encoding shikimate dehydrogenase; amino-acid sequence: MSGTEESFIVGLIGEGITASLTPPMHEREADHQGLRYIYRPIDLTLLGRPGSDVGALLRWGRDLGFNAFNVTHPCKQLVLSELDEVSDDAARLGAVNTVLIRDGRFIGHNTDFSGFGGALAGGLPDAALGSVVQLGVGGAGAAVAYALLKAGTAKLTLLDLDPLRAAERAAALSALFPEQLITAGTPADLPAALPDADGLVHATPVGMHSHPGLAVDLDLLSPSQWVADVVYRPVETELIRGARALGCPVLDGGRMAVGQAVDAFELITGIRPDAGRMLAHFHELIEQGR